In Halosegnis marinus, one genomic interval encodes:
- a CDS encoding MFS transporter, whose protein sequence is MPPTSDTDGDAPLLFVFPRLGTLPALVAALLVSGFAIRLTLGLSFTYVREVVDPRVVATAVAFRTAVGLAGAFVAPILGGSVVDAAGFETGFVVDAALGCLGVLFAWRAPEPR, encoded by the coding sequence ATGCCACCGACGAGCGACACCGACGGGGACGCGCCGCTGCTGTTCGTCTTCCCCCGCCTCGGGACGCTCCCGGCGCTCGTCGCCGCCCTGCTGGTCAGCGGCTTCGCGATCCGGCTGACGCTCGGGCTGTCGTTCACCTACGTCCGCGAGGTGGTCGACCCGCGCGTGGTCGCGACCGCCGTCGCGTTCCGGACCGCCGTCGGGCTGGCGGGCGCGTTCGTCGCCCCGATACTCGGCGGGTCCGTCGTCGACGCGGCCGGCTTCGAGACGGGGTTCGTCGTCGACGCGGCGCTCGGCTGTCTCGGGGTGCTGTTCGCGTGGCGCGCCCCGGAGCCGAGGTGA
- a CDS encoding class I SAM-dependent methyltransferase, translating into MGELPEELRRRPGKGADEIKAAYDDEEATEYDEMSWVKRRLAARPRRKQFGDVDGRVLDVACGTGRTFRYVPDTARLVGIDLSADMLARAREKATELGRDVELKQMDAQRLSFADDSFDTVVSSLSTCTFPDPLVALAEMGRVCRPDGEIRLLEHHKWQRWPFGELQERGADDEYHRVGCRLYDDPAAVVEESALRVEERRRWRVPPFTGVVATPP; encoded by the coding sequence ATGGGGGAGCTACCGGAGGAACTCCGCCGACGACCGGGGAAAGGGGCCGACGAAATCAAAGCGGCGTACGACGACGAGGAGGCGACCGAATACGACGAGATGTCGTGGGTGAAGCGCCGACTGGCCGCACGCCCGCGGCGGAAGCAGTTCGGCGACGTCGACGGGCGTGTGCTCGACGTCGCGTGTGGCACGGGCCGGACCTTTCGGTACGTCCCCGACACGGCGCGGCTCGTGGGAATCGACCTCAGTGCCGATATGCTCGCTCGGGCCCGGGAGAAAGCGACGGAACTCGGCCGCGACGTCGAGCTGAAACAGATGGACGCCCAGCGGCTCTCCTTCGCGGACGACTCGTTCGACACGGTCGTCTCCTCGCTGTCGACGTGTACGTTTCCCGACCCGCTCGTCGCGCTCGCGGAGATGGGACGGGTGTGCCGACCGGACGGGGAGATACGACTGCTCGAACACCACAAGTGGCAGCGGTGGCCGTTCGGCGAACTGCAGGAACGGGGGGCGGACGACGAGTACCACCGGGTGGGGTGCCGGCTGTACGACGACCCCGCGGCGGTCGTCGAGGAGTCGGCGTTGCGGGTCGAGGAGAGGCGTCGGTGGCGAGTGCCGCCGTTCACCGGCGTCGTCGCGACGCCACCGTGA
- a CDS encoding S9 family peptidase — MVAGAGVDFGHLAVAGDTVYWREQRPDEDGRGVVVRHDGGSPEDHTPADVDVRTLVHQYGGGDFAVREGTVFFARLGDQRVYRQPRDGEPEAITPEPGTEGGLRYADFEVGPDGTHVYCVREDHDAPATDDAVDEPVTTLVRLAADGSESPEVVASGHDFYAAPRLSPDGTRLAWLTWDHPRMPWDGTHLRLADVDDDGALSNERVVMGGPEESVFQPAWRGDGTLHAVSDRTGWWNLYRRADDDWAAYREEAAEYGVPQWQFGFATYGFLDDGRVATVVTREGEQSLELLAPDGTRSVPDVSFGAINPRLRTDGESVYVVVSDPTTPARVVRWTPDEGVTTLRSGSDVDLDDAYVSTPEHVTVPTRDGAAAHAFVYPPTNPDVDPPGDERPPAVVFAHGGPTSATGPAFDLGKQFFTSRGVAVVDVNYRGSTGYGRDYREALYGNWGVTDVEDCIDAATHLAEGGRIDPDRVAVRGGSAGGFVALSTLAFHDAVAAGTSYYGVADLGRLAELTHKFESRYLDTLVGPYPEAADTYDARSPVNHADEIDAPALLLQGEDDRVVPLSQAEEMVEALTASDVPHELVVFDGERHGFRRARSRRRAHELELAFYGEVFGFEPADEVPDVDLSAGGEF, encoded by the coding sequence ATGGTTGCCGGCGCCGGTGTCGACTTCGGACACCTCGCCGTGGCCGGCGACACCGTCTACTGGCGCGAGCAACGCCCCGACGAGGACGGGCGCGGCGTCGTCGTCCGCCACGACGGCGGGTCCCCCGAGGACCACACGCCGGCCGACGTCGACGTCCGGACGCTCGTCCACCAGTACGGCGGCGGCGACTTCGCCGTCCGCGAGGGGACCGTCTTCTTCGCACGGCTCGGCGACCAACGTGTCTACCGGCAGCCCCGCGACGGCGAGCCCGAGGCCATCACGCCCGAGCCGGGGACGGAGGGCGGATTGCGGTACGCGGACTTCGAAGTCGGCCCCGACGGGACCCACGTCTACTGCGTCCGCGAGGACCACGACGCGCCCGCCACCGACGACGCCGTCGACGAGCCGGTGACGACGCTCGTCCGGCTCGCCGCCGACGGGAGCGAGTCCCCCGAGGTGGTGGCCTCGGGTCACGACTTCTACGCCGCTCCGCGGCTCTCGCCGGACGGCACGCGGCTCGCGTGGCTCACGTGGGACCACCCGCGGATGCCGTGGGACGGCACCCACCTGCGGCTCGCGGACGTCGACGACGACGGCGCGCTGTCGAACGAGCGAGTCGTCATGGGCGGCCCCGAGGAGTCCGTCTTCCAGCCCGCGTGGCGCGGCGACGGCACGCTGCACGCGGTGTCCGACCGCACCGGCTGGTGGAACCTGTATCGGCGTGCCGACGACGACTGGGCGGCGTATCGCGAGGAGGCCGCCGAGTACGGCGTCCCACAGTGGCAGTTCGGCTTCGCCACCTACGGCTTCCTCGACGACGGGCGCGTCGCGACGGTCGTCACCCGCGAGGGTGAACAGTCGCTCGAACTCCTCGCGCCCGACGGGACGCGAAGCGTCCCCGACGTGTCGTTCGGGGCCATAAACCCGCGGCTCCGGACGGACGGCGAGTCCGTCTACGTCGTCGTCAGCGACCCGACGACGCCGGCGCGGGTCGTCCGGTGGACGCCGGACGAGGGCGTCACGACGCTGCGGTCCGGTAGCGACGTCGACCTCGACGACGCGTACGTCTCCACGCCGGAGCACGTCACCGTCCCCACGCGCGACGGGGCCGCCGCCCACGCGTTCGTCTACCCGCCGACCAACCCGGACGTCGACCCGCCCGGGGACGAACGCCCCCCGGCCGTCGTGTTCGCGCACGGCGGGCCGACGAGCGCCACCGGGCCCGCCTTCGACCTCGGGAAGCAGTTCTTCACGTCGCGCGGCGTCGCCGTCGTGGACGTGAACTACCGCGGCTCGACCGGGTACGGGCGCGACTACCGCGAGGCGCTGTACGGGAACTGGGGGGTGACCGACGTCGAGGACTGTATCGACGCCGCCACCCACCTCGCCGAGGGCGGCCGTATCGACCCCGACCGCGTGGCGGTCAGGGGCGGGAGCGCCGGCGGGTTCGTCGCGCTGTCGACGCTCGCGTTCCACGACGCCGTGGCCGCGGGGACGAGCTACTACGGGGTCGCCGACCTCGGGCGGCTCGCCGAGCTGACCCACAAGTTCGAGTCGCGGTACCTCGACACCCTCGTCGGGCCGTATCCCGAAGCCGCGGACACCTACGACGCCCGGTCGCCCGTGAACCACGCCGACGAGATCGACGCGCCGGCGCTGTTGCTCCAGGGCGAGGACGACCGGGTCGTGCCGCTGTCACAGGCCGAGGAGATGGTCGAGGCGCTGACCGCGAGCGACGTGCCCCACGAGCTCGTGGTGTTCGACGGCGAGCGACACGGGTTCCGGCGGGCGCGGTCCCGCCGCCGCGCCCACGAGCTGGAGCTCGCCTTCTACGGCGAGGTGTTCGGCTTCGAGCCGGCGGACGAGGTGCCCGACGTCGACCTGTCCGCGGGCGGCGAGTTCTAG
- a CDS encoding universal stress protein — protein MYDSILLSTDGTVASERAEAHALDLAAAHDAVLHVLYVVDEAVVTAYSGDEYVDEAEGPEHGLEELGEEALGALRDRAAAAGVDVETAMRHGRPDEAIVRYADDHDADLLVLGTKHRPDEYRALLGSVTDRVLRLTTRPTTVVKTAVEE, from the coding sequence ATGTACGACAGCATCCTGCTTTCGACGGACGGCACCGTCGCCTCCGAACGCGCCGAGGCGCACGCGCTCGACCTCGCCGCCGCACACGACGCCGTACTCCACGTCCTCTACGTCGTGGACGAGGCCGTCGTGACGGCCTACAGCGGCGACGAGTACGTCGACGAGGCCGAGGGGCCGGAACACGGCCTGGAGGAACTCGGGGAGGAGGCGCTCGGCGCGCTCCGGGACCGGGCGGCGGCCGCCGGCGTCGACGTCGAGACGGCGATGCGACACGGTCGCCCCGACGAGGCCATCGTCCGCTACGCCGACGACCACGACGCGGACCTGCTCGTGCTCGGGACCAAACACCGCCCGGACGAGTACCGCGCCCTGCTCGGGAGCGTCACCGACCGCGTGCTCAGGCTGACGACCCGCCCGACGACCGTCGTGAAGACCGCCGTCGAGGAGTGA